Proteins co-encoded in one Marmota flaviventris isolate mMarFla1 chromosome 9, mMarFla1.hap1, whole genome shotgun sequence genomic window:
- the Rps25 gene encoding small ribosomal subunit protein eS25, with protein MPPKDDKKKKDAGKSAKKDKDPVNKSGGKAKKKKWSKGKVRDKLNNLVLFDKATYDKLCKEVPNYKLITPAVVSERLKIRGSLARAALQELLSKGLIKLVSKHRAQVIYTRNTKGGDAPAAGEDA; from the exons ATG CCGCCCAAGGAtgacaagaagaagaaagacgCCGGAAAGTCGGCTAAGAAAGACAAGGACCCAGTGAACAAATCTGGGGGCAAAGCCAAAAAGAAG AAGTGGTCCAAAGGCAAAGTTCGGGACAAGCTCAACAATCTAGTCTTGTTTGACAAAGCTACTTATGACAAACTCTGTAAGGAAGTTCCCAACTATAAGCTTATTACCCCAGCTGTGGTCTCTGAGAGACTGAAGATTCGAGGTTCCCTGGCCAGGGCAGCCCTTCAGGAGCTCCTCAGTAAAG GACTTATCAAACTGGTTTCAAAGCATAGAGCTCAAGTAATTTATACCAGAAATACCAAGGGTGGAGATGCCCCAGCTGCTGGTGAAGATGCATGA
- the Trappc4 gene encoding trafficking protein particle complex subunit 4, with protein sequence MAIFSVYVVNKAGGLIYQLDSYAPRAEAEKTFSYPLDLLLKLHDERVLVAFGQRDGIRVGHAVLAINGIDVNGKFMGDGKEVLEYLGNPANYPVSIRFGRPRLTSNEKLMLASMFHSLFAIGSQLSPEQGSSGIEMLETDTFKLHCFQTLTGIKFVVLADPRQAGIDSLLRKIYEIYSDFALKNPFYSLEMPIRCELFDQNLKLALEVAEKAGTFGPGS encoded by the exons ATGGCGATTTTTAGCGTGTATGTGGTGAATAAAGCTGGTGGCCTCATTTACCAGTTGGATAGCTACGCGCCACGGGCTGAGGCTGAGAAAACGTTCAGTTACCCGCTGGATCTGCTGCTCAAGCTACATGACGAACGTGTGCTGGTTGCCTTCGGACAGCGCGATGGCATCCGGG TGGGCCACGCAGTGCTGGCCATCAATGGCATAGACGTGAACGGCAAGTTCATGGGCGACGGGAAAGAGGTGCTGGAGTATCTGGGTAACCCTGCTAACTACCCGGTGTCCATTCGGTTCGGTCGGCCCCGCCTCACCTCCAATGAGAAGCTTATGCTGGCCTCCATGTTCCACTC GCTTTTTGCCATTGGCTCCCAGCTGTCTCCCGAACAGGGAAGCTCAGGCATTGAGATGCTGGAGACAGACACTTTCAAACTGCACTGCTTCCAGACACTAACAG gGATCAAGTTTGTGGTGCTGGCAGATCCTAGGCAAGCTGGAATAGATTCTCTTCTTcgaaaaatttatgaaatttacTCAGATTTTGCACTCAAGAATCCATTCTACTCCCTGGAAATGCCCATCAG GTGTGAGCTGTTTGACCAGAACCTGAAGCTAGCTTTGGAAGTGGCAGAGAAAGCTGGGACTTTTGGACCTGGGTCATAA
- the Slc37a4 gene encoding glucose-6-phosphate exchanger SLC37A4 isoform X1, translating into MAPQSYGYYRTVIFSAMFGGYSLYYFNRKTFSFVMPSLVEEIPLDKDDLGLITSSQSAAYAISKFVSGVLSDQMSARWLFSSGLLLVGLVNVVFSWSSTVPVFAALWFLNGLAQGLGWPPCGKILRKWFEPSQFGTWWAILSTSMNLAGGLGPILATILAQSYSWRSTLALSGVLCVVVSFLCLLLIHNEPADVGLRNLDPTPSKGKKGSSKEESTLQELLLSPYLWVLSAGYLVVFGVKTCCTDWGQFFLIQEKGQSALVGSSYVSALEVGGLIGSIAAGYLSDRAMAKAGLSVYGNPRHSLLLFMMAGMTVSMYLFRVTVTSDSPKIWILVLGAVFGFSSYGPIALFGVIANESAPPNLCGTSHAIVGLMANVGGFLAGLPFSTIAKHYSWSTAFWVAEMICTASTAVFFLLRNIRTKMGRVPKKAE; encoded by the exons ATGGCACCCCAAAGCTATGGCTATTACCGCACTGTGATCTTCTCAGCCATGTTTGGGGGCTACAGCCTATACTACTTCAACCGCAAGACCTTCTCCTTTGTCATGCCATCATTGGTGGAAGAGATCCCTCTGGACAAGGATGATTTGG GGCTCATCACCAGCAGCCAGTCAGCAGCCTATGCCATCAGCAAGTTTGTGAGTGGGGTGCTGTCCGACCAGATGAGTGCTCGCTGGCTCTTCTCCTCTGGGCTGCTCCTGGTTGGCCTGGTCAACGTAGTCTTTTCCTGGAGCTCCACAGTACCTGTCTTTGCTGCACTCTGGTTCCTTAATGGCCTGGCACAGGGGCTGGGTTGGCCCCCTTGTGGGAAGATCCTACGGAAG TGGTTTGAGCCATCTCAGTTTGGCACTTGGTGGGCCATCCTGTCAACCAGCATGAACCTGGCTGGAGGGCTGGGCCCTATCCTGGCAACCATCCTCGCCCAGAGCTACAGCTGGCGCAGCACACTGGCCCTGTCTGGGGTACTGTGTGTGGTTGtctccttcctctgtctcctgCTCATCCACAATGAACCTGCTGATGTTGGCCTCCGTAACCTGGACCCTACCCCCTCCAAGGGCAAGAAGG GCTCCTCGAAGGAGGAGAGTACCCTACAGGAGCTGCTGCTGTCCCCCTATCTGTGGGTGCTCTCCGCTGGCTACCTTGTGGTGTTTGGAGTAAAGACCTGCTGTACAGACTGGGGCCAGTTCTTCCTTATTCAGGAGAAAGGACAGTCCGCCCTTGTGG GTAGCTCCTATGTGAGTGCCCTGGAGGTTGGGGGCCTTATAGGCAGCATTGCAGCTGGCTACCTGTCAGACAGGGCAATGGCAAAG GCGGGGCTGTCTGTCTACGGGAACCCTCGCCACAGCCTGTTGCTGTTCATGATGGCTGGCATGACAGTGTCAATGTACCTCTTCCGGGTTACAGTGACCAGTGACTCCCCCAAG ATCTGGATCCTGGTGTTGGGAGCTGTTTTTGGTTTCTCCTCTTATGGTCCTATTGCTTTGTTTGGAGTCATAGCCAATGAGAGTGCCCCTCCCAATTTGTGTGGCACCTCTCATGCTATTGTGGGACTCATGGCCAATG TGGGCGGCTTTCTGGCTGGGCTACCATTCAGCACCATTGCCAAGCACTACAGTTGGAGCACAGCCTTCTGGGTAGCTGAAATGATTTGTACAGCCAGCACAGCTGTGTTCTTCCTGCTCCGAAACATCCGCACCAAGATGGGCCGAGTGCCCAAGAAAGCTGAGTGA
- the Slc37a4 gene encoding glucose-6-phosphate exchanger SLC37A4 isoform X2, with protein sequence MIWVSCSLLPSAAGLITSSQSAAYAISKFVSGVLSDQMSARWLFSSGLLLVGLVNVVFSWSSTVPVFAALWFLNGLAQGLGWPPCGKILRKWFEPSQFGTWWAILSTSMNLAGGLGPILATILAQSYSWRSTLALSGVLCVVVSFLCLLLIHNEPADVGLRNLDPTPSKGKKGSSKEESTLQELLLSPYLWVLSAGYLVVFGVKTCCTDWGQFFLIQEKGQSALVGSSYVSALEVGGLIGSIAAGYLSDRAMAKAGLSVYGNPRHSLLLFMMAGMTVSMYLFRVTVTSDSPKIWILVLGAVFGFSSYGPIALFGVIANESAPPNLCGTSHAIVGLMANVGGFLAGLPFSTIAKHYSWSTAFWVAEMICTASTAVFFLLRNIRTKMGRVPKKAE encoded by the exons ATGATTTGG GtgtcctgctccctgctcccctccGCTGCAGGGCTCATCACCAGCAGCCAGTCAGCAGCCTATGCCATCAGCAAGTTTGTGAGTGGGGTGCTGTCCGACCAGATGAGTGCTCGCTGGCTCTTCTCCTCTGGGCTGCTCCTGGTTGGCCTGGTCAACGTAGTCTTTTCCTGGAGCTCCACAGTACCTGTCTTTGCTGCACTCTGGTTCCTTAATGGCCTGGCACAGGGGCTGGGTTGGCCCCCTTGTGGGAAGATCCTACGGAAG TGGTTTGAGCCATCTCAGTTTGGCACTTGGTGGGCCATCCTGTCAACCAGCATGAACCTGGCTGGAGGGCTGGGCCCTATCCTGGCAACCATCCTCGCCCAGAGCTACAGCTGGCGCAGCACACTGGCCCTGTCTGGGGTACTGTGTGTGGTTGtctccttcctctgtctcctgCTCATCCACAATGAACCTGCTGATGTTGGCCTCCGTAACCTGGACCCTACCCCCTCCAAGGGCAAGAAGG GCTCCTCGAAGGAGGAGAGTACCCTACAGGAGCTGCTGCTGTCCCCCTATCTGTGGGTGCTCTCCGCTGGCTACCTTGTGGTGTTTGGAGTAAAGACCTGCTGTACAGACTGGGGCCAGTTCTTCCTTATTCAGGAGAAAGGACAGTCCGCCCTTGTGG GTAGCTCCTATGTGAGTGCCCTGGAGGTTGGGGGCCTTATAGGCAGCATTGCAGCTGGCTACCTGTCAGACAGGGCAATGGCAAAG GCGGGGCTGTCTGTCTACGGGAACCCTCGCCACAGCCTGTTGCTGTTCATGATGGCTGGCATGACAGTGTCAATGTACCTCTTCCGGGTTACAGTGACCAGTGACTCCCCCAAG ATCTGGATCCTGGTGTTGGGAGCTGTTTTTGGTTTCTCCTCTTATGGTCCTATTGCTTTGTTTGGAGTCATAGCCAATGAGAGTGCCCCTCCCAATTTGTGTGGCACCTCTCATGCTATTGTGGGACTCATGGCCAATG TGGGCGGCTTTCTGGCTGGGCTACCATTCAGCACCATTGCCAAGCACTACAGTTGGAGCACAGCCTTCTGGGTAGCTGAAATGATTTGTACAGCCAGCACAGCTGTGTTCTTCCTGCTCCGAAACATCCGCACCAAGATGGGCCGAGTGCCCAAGAAAGCTGAGTGA